The Phalacrocorax aristotelis unplaced genomic scaffold, bGulAri2.1 scaffold_293, whole genome shotgun sequence genome includes the window GGGGACGAcagggggacatggggggaatGTGgatgtgggggtgggggggcagggggacaagggggcgggggggcaggaggatgtggggggacatggggtggggagggagtgggGCGACAGGGGGACGTGGGGCGATATGGGGACatgggtgtggggggggggacatgggggacatgGAGCATGGGGGTCTGTGGGGATGTCAGGGcctggggggacacggggagctggggggggggacatggggatgggggacactgggggacaTGGGAGGACgtggggggatgtgggggatCACGAGGTCATGGGAGGACGTGGTGGGACATGGAGATGTTGGGGAAATGGGGTGACATGGGGGGACAGGAGGGGTGCGGGGTGACACTGTGGGACGTGGGCCTGgagggacatggggggacatgggggacatgggacgggggtggggtgggtgctTCAGGAGACATCGAGATGTGGGGAGACACGGTGGGCGCAGCGGTGACCCCCGTGTCCCCGGCAGGGACCTGCTACGCATGGGGGGTGACGCTGGCCGGGCACCAGCAGCGGATCCTCGACAGCGCCCAGAGCCTGCAGAGCGCCCCCAAGGGGGACCCCCACTTCTGAGCCCCGCCCCcgctgtggccccgcccctgaCAAGATGGCTGCCAGGACGCCATGGACCTGTTCTGAGGGGCTTGGCCCTGCTTGAATCACCAAGATGGCCGCCCCAAGATGGCCGCCCCAGTATGGCCGCCATGCCAAGATGGCCGCCCCAAGATGGCCGCCCCAGTATGGCCGCCATGCCAAGATGGCCGCCATGCCAAGATGGCCGCCCCAAGATGGCCGCCCCAGTATGGCCGCCATGCCCTGTTATACCAAAGCATGACTTTTCCCCGTGATGTCACAGTGACATCACCAGTGACATCACCGGCGCAGATAACGTCACCGCTGGCTGCCCACGGACTCCAGGTTGGTGATGTCACAGGGGAGCGAGGCTGTGGGCGGGGCCTGCTGTGTGATGTCACACCCCGGGGCTCCCGTGGCGTCGCCGCTCGTGACATCATCGCCCGGGGCCACACCTCCCCGGTGACGTCATGAGGCCACGGTGATGTCACAGCTCTttggccccacccctccctgttgtgaccaaagtgggTGGGGCTGCGGAGGCCACGCCCGGGGGCGCATCTTgaggcggggggtggggtgggtgggcgGAGTCTGAGCAGGCGTGGTCCCAATAGATGGAGCCCGGGTGGGCGGGGCCCGGGTGGGCGGGGCCCCCCAggtgctttttattatttttatatattttgttttttaaacgATTCTGTTAATTTATGGCCCGAAGTCGGAGCCAATTAAAGCGCTGCCCGTGGTATGCAAATGAGGGGGCGGGGCCAGGCTGCCCCCATGCCTGGGTCCCaccggggcgggggaggagcAGGTCAAgggctggtgggggggggggggggcggggctggggggacccggggggggggggtgtccccctccccccccaaggTCAGGGGGTCCCCAATGTCCCGGGGGGGGCCCTGGGGGGCCCCGTTGTCCAGGTGTCCCCAAGGTCCCCCAGGGGTCCCCAAGGCCACCACGACCCGGGGTCCCCAAGGTCCCCCAGGGGTCCCCAAGGTCCCCGTTGTCCCCCTTGTCCCCAGCGCCATCATGGTCCCCAGGGCCACCACGATTCCAGATGTCCCCCACGTCCCCACGGTCCCAGGTGACACCAAGGCCTGCCATGACCCAGGTGTGCCCGTTGCCCCCCTTGTCCCCAGGGCCACCACGATCCCACGTGTCCCCGTTGTCCCCATAGTCCCCGTTGTCCCCAGGGCCACCGCGGTCCCTGGGGTCCCCGTGCTCTCCCCCGTCCCCGAGCCCCCGCTGTCCCCATGGTCCCAGGTGTCACCAAGGCCCACCATGATCCCAGATGTCCCCGTTGTCCCCGAGGCCACCACCATCCCAGATGTCCCCATAGTCCCCATAGTCCCAGAGGTCCCCATTGTCCCCAGGGACACCATGATCCCCAGGGTCACCACGATCCCGTGTGTCCCCATAGTCCCCGTTGCCCCCAGGGCCACCGCGGTCCCCAGGGCCACCATGGTCCCCATAGTCCCCATAGTCCCAGCTGTCCCCAGGGCCACCGCGGTCCCACGTGTCCCCATTGTCCCCATAGTCCCCGTTGTCCCCAGGGCCACCGCGGTCCCCGGGGTCCCCGTGCTCCCCCccgtcccccagccccccctggTCCCAGATGTCGCCGCGGTCGCCGACGTCCCCGCGGCGCCAGGCGTCCCCGGCCAGGGCGCCGGCCGTGCCCTGCAGGGTCCAGGCGAGCAGGGccaggcggcggcgggcggcggccccccgcgccccccgcccgccccccagCCGCGCCGCCAGCGCCGGCAGCGTGTGGCCCCCGCGGCCCAGCAGCACGTGGCGGAACGGGGCGGCCAGGGGGGACACGAAGGGGGACAGGAGCGAGGCCTCGGCCTGCGGATGGGACGCCGTCAGCGTGGCGGGGCCaaaggggcggggcggggccaaAGCGGCGGGGCCAAACAGgcggggatggggacggggccAATGGcgatggggatgtggccaatggggacGGGGATTGGACtaatggggatggggatgtgaccaatggggatggggacggagccaaaggggatggggatgtggccaatggggatggggatgtgaccaatggggatggggacgtggccaatggggatggggatgtgaccaatggggatggggacggagccaaaggggatggggacgtggccaatggggatggggatgtgaccaatggggatggggatggagatgtgaccaatggggatggggatgtgaccaatggggatggggacggagccaaaggggatggggacgtggccaatggggatggggatgtggccaatggggacGGGGAagtgaccaatggggatggggatggagatgtgaccaatggggatggggatgtggccaatggggacGGGGAagtgaccaatggggatggggatggggccaatggggatggggatggggccgatggggatggggatgtggccaatggggatggggatgtgaccaatggggatggggacggggccaatggggatggggatttggccaatggggatggggatggggccaatggggatggggatgtgaccaatggggatggggacggggccaatggggatggggatggggccgatggggatggggatggggccgatggggatggggatgtgccCAATGGGGATGGGTACGGGGccagtggggatggggatgtgaccaatggaGATGAGGATGgagatgtgaccaatggggatggggatgtggctaatggggatggggatgtgaccaatggggatggggatgtggccaatggggatggggatggggccaatggggatggggatgtgaccaatggggatgggtATGTGACCAATGGAGATGAGGATGgagatgtgaccaatggggatggggatggggccgatggggatggggatgtgaccaatggggatggggatgtggccaatggggatggggatgtgaccaatggggatgggtACGGGGccagtggggatggggatgtgaccaatggaGATGAGGATGgagatgtgaccaatggggatggggatgtggctaatggggatggggatgtgaccaatggggatggggatgtggccaatgaggatgaggatggggatgtggccaatggggatggggatgtaGCCAACGGGGATTaggatgtgaccaatggggattGGGATGTGGCCAAAGGGGATGGAGAagtgaccaatggggatggggatatgaccaatggggatggggataggaccaatggggatggagatgtggcCAATGcggatggggatgtgaccaatggggatggggatgtggccaatggggatgggtatgtgaccaatggggatggggatgtggccatAGGGGATGGCGAcgtggccaatggggatggggatgtgaccaatggaTATGAGGATGGAGATTTGACCAATGGAGATCGAGATGcggccaatggggatggggatgtggccaatgaggatggggatgtgaccaatggggaaGAGGATTGACATTTGACCAATGAGGATGCGTATGTGGCCACTGGGGATGGGtatgtggccaatggggatggggatgtggccaatggggatgcggatgtggccaatggggatggggatggggccaatagggatggggatggggccagtggtgatggggatgtggccaatggggtTGAGGATtgggatgtgaccaatggggatcGTGAcgtggccaatggggatggagatgtggccaatggggataGGGAcggggatgtgaccaatggggatcGGGATGTGAccaaaggggatggggatgtggccaatggggatggggatggtgatgtgaccaatggggacGGGgttgtgaccaatggggatgaggatggagatttgaccaatggggatggggatgtggccaatggggatgtGGTATGGCCAatagggatggggatggggatgtggccaatggggatggggatgtgggcAATGcggatggggatgtggccaatggggatgggtatgtgaccaatggggatggggatggggccaatggggatggggatgtgaccaatggggatggggatgtggccatAGGGGATGGCGAcgtggccaatggggatgggaatgtggccaatggggatggggatgtgccCAATAGGGATGGGGATGTGCCCAATGGGGAtagggatggggatgtgaccaatggggatggggatgtgcccaatggggatggggatgtgaccaatggggatggggatggggatgtgaccaatggggatggggatgtgaccaatggggatggtgatgtgaccaatggggatggggatgtgaccaatggggatcaggatgtggccaatgggaTTGTGGATAGGGCGAATGGGGATCGGGATGGGGATctgaccaatggggatggggatgtggccaatggggatggggatgtgaccaatggggatggggatgtgacaaatggggatggggatgtggccaataGGGATGGGGATGTgtccaatggggatggggatgtggccaataGGGATGGGGACGGGTCCAATGgagatggggatgtggccaatggggatggggacggagCCAATGGGGATTGGGAAGTGATCAATGGGGATgaggatgtggccaatggggatggggatggggatgtgaccaatggggatggggatgtgaccaatggggatggagatgtggccaatggggatcgAGATGTGACCAATGAGGATGcggatgtggccaatggggatcgGGATGTGAccaaaggggatggggatgtggccaatggggatgaggatggagatttgaccaatggggatggggatgtggccaatggggatggggatagggacgtggccaatggggatggggacgggacCAATGGGGATGGTGACGTGGCCAATAGGGATGGAGATGTGGTCAATGGGGATGGGgttgtgaccaatggggatggggatggggatgtggccaatggggatggagatatgaccaatggggatggggattgagatgtgaccaatggggatggggatggagatgtggccaatggggatggggatgtggctaATCGGGATGAGGATGTGGCCAattgggatggggatggggccaaTTGGGATAGGGATGGGGccaaaggggatggggatgtggccaatggggatggggatgtggccaatggggatggggatggggatgtgatcaatggggatggggatgtgaccaatggggataGAACGGGTCCAATGGGGATGGGcatgtgaccaatggggatggggatgcagccaatggggatggggatgtgaccaatgggggtggggatgtgaccaatggggatggggatgtggccaatggggatggggatgtggccaatggggatggggatggggccaatggggatggggatgggaccaatggggatggggatgtgaccaatgggggtggggatgggaccaatggggatggggatgtggccaatggggatggggatgtggccaaagGGGATCGGGATgggaccaatggggatggggatgtggccaaagGGGATGGAGAagtggccaatggggatggggatgggaccAATGGAGAtcgggatgtgaccaatggggatgggcatgtgaccaatggggatggcGATGCagccaatggggatggggatgtgaccaatgggggtggggatgtgaccaatggggatggggatgtggccaatggggatggggatgtgaccaatggggatggggatgtgaccaatggggatggaaCAGttccaatggggatggggatgtgaccaaaggggatggggatgtggccaatggggatggggatggggccaatggggatggggatgtggccaatggggatggggatgtggccaatggggatggagatagggccaatggggatggggacggggccaatggggatggagatgtggccaatggggatggggccattggggatggagatgtgggctatggggatggggatgtggccaacAGGGATGaggatgtgaccaatgggggtggggaaggggatgtgaccaatggggatggggatgtgaccaatggagatggggatgtggccaatggggatggggacggagCCAATGGGGATTGGGAAGTGATCAATGGGGATgaggatgtggccaatggggatggggatggggatgtgaccaatggggatggggatgtgaccaatggggatggagatgtggccaatggggatcgAGATGTGACCAATGAGGATGcggatgtggccaatggggatcgGGATGTGACCAAAGGGGATtgggatg containing:
- the LOC142050915 gene encoding uncharacterized protein LOC142050915; this translates as MAGSEGTNERLNRGFNARIMAAEASLLSPFVSPLAAPFRHVLLGRGGHTLPALAARLGGGRGARGAAARRRLALLAWTLQGTAGALAGDAWRRGDVGDRGDIWDQGGLGDGGEHGDPGDRGGPGDNGDYGDNGDTWDRGGPGDSWDYGDYGDHGGPGDRGGPGGNGDYGDTRDRGDPGDHGVPGDNGDLWDYGDYGDIWDGGGLGDNGDIWDHGGPW